GAGAGATGGTAGGGCAGGCGCACGACGCGGATCGCGTCGAGGATCGCCTTGTCAGCGGCCAGGTAGCCGAGCCGTAGCCCTGCTCCGGCGAAGGCCTTCGACATCGTGCGGGACACGACGAGGTTGCGGTAGCGAGGCAGCAGCTCGAGGGCGCTCGGCACCCCCTCGCGGCGGAACTCGCCGTACGCCTCGTCGACAACGAGCAAGGCCGACTCCCCCAGCTCCTCGCAGAGCACGCCGATCGCCTCGGGCGGCAGCGCGGTGCCGGTCGGGTTGTTCGGGCTCGGCAGGAGCACGACGTTGGGCCGGACCTCACGGATCAGGGCAACGGCCGCATCGAGGTCGAGCGAGAAGTCGGTCTCGCGCCGGCCGGCCACCCACGTCGTGTGGGTGTCGCGGGCGTATTCGGGATACATCGAGTACGTCGGGGCGAAGCTCAGCGCCGTGCGACCGGGACCACCGAACGCCTGCAGCAGCTGGAGCATGACCTCGTTGGAGCCGTTGGCCGCCCAGATCTCGTCGCGCGTCAGCCCCTGGCCACCGTCGGTGTTCAGGTAGGCAGCAAGCCCCTCACGCAGCGCGGTGAACTCACGGTCGGGATAGCGGTTGAGCGTGCGTGCCGCCTCGCGCACCGACGCCGCGATGTCGTCGAGGCAGGCCTCGGACGGACCATAGGGGTTCTCGTTGACATTCAGTTGAACGGGCGCTGCGTCCTTGGTGAGCTGCGGCGCGCCGTAGGGCTCGATGCCGGCCAGCTCGGGCCGGATGGGAGGAAAGCTCATGCGAACCTCACCCGCACGGCAGCGGCGTGGCCCGGCAGGTCCTCGGCCTCGGCCAGCGTGATCACGTGGTCGGCGACCTCCGCCAGCGCAGCGCGGCTGTAGTCGATGACGTGCACGGCCTTGAGGAACGAGCGCACGGACAGGCCCGAGCTGTGGCAGGCGCAGCCGGCCGTCGGGAGCACGTGGTTCGAGCCGGCGCAGTAGTCGCCGAGCGAGACCGGAGCGTGGTTGCCCACGAAGATCGCGCCGGCGTTGGTCACGCGCGCCGCCCAGTCGGCAGCGTCGACGGTCTGGATCTCGAGGTGCTCGGCGGCGTAGGCGTCGACGACCGCCAGGCCCTGCTCGAGGTCGTCGACCAGCACGATCGCCGACTGCTCTCCACCGAGCGCAGTGTTGATCCGCTCCTGGTGCTTCGTCGCGGCAACCTGCGCCACGAGTTCGATCTCGACCGCATCAGCCAGTGCGAGCGACGGCGTGACCAGAACAGACGAGGCGAGCGGGTCGTGCTCCGCCTGGGAGATCAGGTCCGCAGCAACGTACGCCGCGTCGGCGCTGTCGTCGGCGAGCACCGCGATCTCGGTCGGACCGGCCTCGGAGTCGATGCCGATCTGACCCTTGAGCAGGCGCTTGGCCGACACCACGTAGATGTTGCCCGGACCCGTGACCAGGTCAACGCGACGGCACGGGCCGGCGCCGTAGGCGTACATGGCGATCGCCTGGGCGCCGCCCACGGCGTACACCTCGTCGATGCCGAGCAGCGCGCAGGCGGCGAGGATCGTCGGGTGCGGCAGGCCGCCGAACTCCTTCTGCGGAGTCGAGGTCAGCGCGATGGACTTCACGCCCGCGACCTGCGCCGGGACGACGTTCATGATCACGCTGGAGACCAGCGGCGCGAGGCCGCCCGGGACGTAGAGGCCGACGCGGTTGACCGGGATCAGCTTGTGGGTGACCGTCGCACCCTCGCCGAGCGAGGTGACCGTGTCGTGCTCCATCTCGGCCTCGCAGGTGATCCGCAGGCGCCTGATCGACTCCTCCAGACCGGCCCGGATGTCGGGGTCGAGGTCCTCCAGAGCGCGCGCGATCGCCGAGACCGGGACAGCGATCTCGGTCTGCGTCACCCCGTCGAACCTGGCGGAGTACTCCACGATGGCGTCGACACCGCGATCGCGGACGTCGTCGCAGATCGGGCGGACGACATGAAGGGCAGCCTCGACGTCGAACGCAGCACGCGGGACAGCGGTGCGGTAGTCGACAGGCGTCCCGGTCTGGGCGCCCCGGAGGTCGATGCGGCGGATCATGGGGCAATTCTAGGTGGGCGCGCGGTCGCGCTTCCTCCGGATTCCACGTCGGCCGCGCACTAGGGTTGTTGACGTGACCGAGTCGCTGCCCATGTTCCCCCTGAACACGGTGCTGTTCCCGGGCGTGACGCTGCCGCTCCACGTCTTCGAGGACCGCTACCGGGCGCTGGTGCACGAGCTGCTGCGGATCAAGGATCCGAAGAAGCGGCTCTTCGGCACCGTCGCGATCCGCGAGGGCTTCGAGGTCGGCGAGCGACTCGGCGGCACCAGCGCGCACGGCGGCCAGTCGCTCTACCGCATCGGCTGCCTGCTCCAGCTCACCGAGGTCGACCAGAACGGCGACGGCACGTTCGACATCGTCGCGGTCGGCCGCGGGCGGCTCCGCCTCGACCGGCTCGACACCAGCGGGCCGTTCCTCGCCGGCGAGGTCGACCTGCTCCCCGACGACGATGCGTACGTCGCCCAGGAGGTCGCCGACCGCGCGTTCCTCACCTTCGAGCGCTACCGCGAGCGGCTCTCCGAGCTGCACGGCCACGAGGTCCTCGAAGGCGACCTCCCCCACGACCCGACGTACCTGTCGTGGAGCCTGGCCGCCACCTGCCTGCTCCCCCTGCCCGACCGGCAGTCGCTGCTCGAGGCCGAGGACACCCACCTGCGGCTGGCCATGGTGACCAAGCTGCTGCGCGACGAGCTGCGGGCAATGACGGCACTGCCGTCACTGCCCGCGATCGACGTCGCCCGGACCGGCTGGTCCCCCAACTGATCAGTCGGTGGTGAGCCGCACCAGCGTTCGTTCCTCGTCACCGGTGACGGTCCGGCTGAAGCCGAGTGCCTTCAAGGGCTCGACATCAGCGCGGTCCTCCTTCGAGTTGGCTTTCACCAGCCAGTTCTCGGCGTCGAAGTCGATGAAGAGCACGCTCGCAGCGTCGCCGGCCTCCGGGAGCACGGACTCGTAGGTCTTTGACCCACCCAGGCCCGAGGTGCCGGCGAGGTCGGCCAGGTGAGCGGCGTCGAGACCGACGAGGACATCGTCGCCGTCGCGCTGCCAGACGAGCGTCGGAACAGCTGCTCCCTTGAGCTTCTCCAGGGAGGCCTCGACCTTCGCGGGATCGCCGTTCACACGGAACGCGACCGGCATGCCTCCGCCGTCGAACATCTTCTCCGGGTTGAACCCGTCCGGGAACACGACGGCGAACCCGTCGCCGCCGAGTGCCTCGATGTCGGCCGGGTAGTCGAGACCGGTGCTGTTCTCGAACTCCTTGATCATGCTCTTCTCCGAGCCGCCCCACATGCCCATGCCGAAGGCATCGAAGAGGTGCTCCTCCCAGCCGTCGGCCAGCCCCGCGCCGTAGGCGATCGGGGCGGTGGCCGGGAACGTGTCGAGCAGATCGTCACCGCCACTCCCCGCGGCCAGGTCAGCGGCCCCCAGGTCCAGGTGGTCGGCCACGAGCTCGAACTCCAGGGCTCCGTCGGCGAAACGCACCACCCCTCCGGCACCGCGGAAGCCACTCAGCGCCGCGCGGACGTCCTCAGGCACCTCCGGCGTCAGGAACTCATCCTCCATGGCGGCCATGTCCTCATCGGACATCTCCTCGTCCTTCACCGCGGGCATCTCGTCGTCCGCAAGCTCCTGCGCCATCTCGGCGGTCAGTTTCGCGTGCTCGTCCAGCATCTCCTGGCGCGCTTCCGGCGTGAGCTGGAGCTCGTCCATCTCCGCCTCGGACATCACCTCGGTCGGCGCGGGGCCGTACTTCTTCTCGAGGTACGTCTCCTGCTCCTCGGACGTCATCTTCGTGAGGCGCTTCTCCTCCGCCTTCGTCATCGGCGCGTACGAGACGTCCCCGTCAGCGCTTCCCAACTCCGCCACGCCCTCCATCTCGGAGTCCATCGCCATGCCGATCCCGAACAGCGGGACCATGCCAGCGCCCATCCCGATCGGGTCGAGGCTGCTCAGACCCGACGCGGCCATCATGGCCAGGAACGGCTCCTTCTCGGCGGCCTTGAGGATCGCGTCACCTGCGGCAGGCGCGGCGTACAGGGTGACGACGCCGGCGTCGCCGGCCTTGTCCGTCCACTGCTGGAAGTCGGTGTCCTGCGACAGCGGAGCCTCGGCGCCATCGGCCAGCACCGCCTTCGCCACGGCGTCGGTCCGCGCCAGGACCGCCCACTTGCCGAGGACGGCGTGGCCCTGAGTTCCGCCACCGCACTTCTCGGCCTCATCGAGGCCCCTGTCCAGCCCTGGTCCGTCGGTGACCTCGAGCACGGTGACGAACTCCGGCTTGTCGTAACCGACAACGGCGATGGCTGCGCGACTGCCCACCCACGGCTCGACGTCCTTGAAGCCGAGATCGCACGTCAGGTCCGACATCGCCAGGTTGAAGAACCGCTCGCGCAGGTCGCCGGACTTGCCCGTGCCGAGCGAAGGAAACTCTCCGAGGAAGTCGGCGGCTTCCAGCTTCTGGCTTCCTGACGGGTCGAGGTCCACGGCGGCGTAGGCCAGCGTCGAGGCGGGTAGCGCCTCGGCCGGCTGCGGGCCGCGGGCGAGGAAGGCCTGACCGACCCACACTCCCCCGCCGACCACCGCCGCGACACCCACGACGCCGGCAGCCGCCAGGGCTGTACGACGCCTGCGCGGCGTGGATGGCGGGACGACCAGCTGGTCTCCCAGCCCGAGTGGTGCGGCTGCGTCGGTCATGTGCGATGCCTTCCCCCTGATGCCGGGCACGCGCCCGAGATGCGCCCGCGGCAGGAAAATGCACAAGGGCGCTCGCGCAGCGTAAGCCGCACGAGCGCCCTCAGTGGCGGAAATCAGCTCACTCGGTGGTGACCGTCAGCAGCGAGTGGCCCACGTCGCCGTCGGCCCAGCCGCTGACGCCGATGCCCTGGAGGGGCTTCACGTTGTCAACGATCTCGTCCGGAGCACCGAGGTCCGACAGCAGGTTGTCGAGCCAGTGGCTGCCGGCGTCGAAGTTGATGAAGAAGACACCCGTCGCGTCCTCGTCCTTCGGCACGACCTTCTCGAAGAGGTCGGTGTCGCCCAGACCCTTCTCAGCGGCCAGCTTGTCGGCGTACTTCGCGTTGATCGTGACCACGACGTAGTCGCCGCTGGTCTTGCTGACCACGAAGTTGCGGGGCATGTCGTACTTCGCGCCAGCGGCACGGAGCTTGTCGATGACCTTCTCGATGGCCTTGGGGTCGCCCTTGATCTTCAGGCCGACCGGGATCGCGGTGAAGTCGCCCTGCATGATCGCGTCAGCGTCGAAGTCGGCGTCGATGGCGAGCGCCAGCGACTCACCGGTGAGGGTCTCGATGTCCTCGGGAACCGAGAGGCCGGTCTCCTGCTCGATCATCTTGACGAGGTCGTCGGTCGACATGCCCGACTCTTCCTCGAGCATGGAGCCGTTGGCGTCGAGAGCCTTCTCGACCCAGCCGTCGGGCAGTGCCAGGCCGAACATGGCGGCCGTGGTCGCGGGCAGCGAGCTCGCCGCGAGCGTGCCGTCCTTGCTGAGCTTGCCGGTCACCGCGTCCTCGGGCTGCTCCATCGCGAACTCTGCCTCGAGGGAGCCGTCGGAGATGCGAACCGAACCACCGGCGCCCTTGAAGTCATCGACGAACTTCTTCGCCTCGGCGGGCAGGTCAGACGCGGGCATATCAGCAGCGAAGGCGTCGAAAGCCACCTTGGCGGCCTCGGGCGCGGCGTACAGCGACATGATGCCCGGGTCGCCAGCGGCGTCGATCCACCGCTGGAAGTCCTCGTCGTCAGAGAGCGGCGCCTTCTCGGCGTCCTTCACGACATCCTTCGCGATGGCCTCGGTCTCGGCGATGATCGCCCAGTCGCCGCTGACGGCGTAGCCGCCTTCCTCGCCCGACTCCTCGGAGTCCTCGGCCATGCAGGATGCGACCTTCTTCAGACCGGACTCGGCCTTGGCGGCGTCCTTGACCTGGAGCACGAAGACCGGCGCAGGCGTCTTGTCCTTGCCCTGGTCGATCGCAGCGATCGCGTAGCGGTCGCCCAGCCAGCCGTCGACGTCCTTGCTGAAGTCGAGGTCCTTGCAGAGACCGTCCTTCTGCATGGCCTCGAAGACCTTCTCGCGGATGTCGTCCTTGGTGCCGAGGTCCAGCTCGTCCTTGAACGCCGGGAACTTGTTCAGGACCCGGACTGCCTCGATCTTCTGCTCGCCCGTCGGGTCGAGGTCGATCGCGGCGTAGCCGAGCGTCGTGGACGCCGGCAGTGCCTCGGCCGGCTGGTCGCCCTGCTGGGTCCAGGCCTGGTAGGCCCAGGCGCCACCACCGGCAACCGCGGCAACGAGGACGGCGCCGCCAGCGGCGAGCGCGATGCGCTTGCGGCCCTTGGGCTGCGGCTCCTCGATGACGGTGGTGGGCTCCGGCGCAGAGGCGTCGGGAGGAATGACGTCAGACATGTATGTGGCTCCCCGTGATTGTGGTGCTGAAGGTCACCGGAGCCTACCGGCTCAGCGGACTCAGGCCCGGGAGTTCTCCACCGGCGCGGGCGATGTCGTGAGCAGCACGGCCAGCGCGCCGAGCATCGCTGCGAACGGGAACACGCACCACGCCGCTCCCGGCTGGACGCGCAGCATGCCGGGCACGGTCGAAAGCTCGGCGGCGCTGCGCGCCGATGCCTGAGGGTCCGCCGGGCTGAGCAGCAGCCCGACGCCGATCATCACCGCGCCCGCGATCACCGACCCGGCCAGCACTGCGAGGACCATGGTCAGCGGGTCGCGCCGACACCACCAGGTCAGCACCAGGCCGAGGACGAGTCCCACCGGCGCCGCGATGGCGACGTACGTGCCGGTGGAGCGGAACTCGCCGTCGGGCATGAAGTACGGCTCCTGGCGGAAGACCACCGCCTCCGGCGCTGGGTCCCACAACGCCCACCAGCTCACCCCTGCGGCAGCGCCGATGAAGCCGAACGCGAGCATCACCGCCAGCACGCCCAGCACGCGGCGCCTGCGTCCGCCGTCAGTTCGCAAGGCAGCCCGGCCCGAGCAGCTGCTTGAGATCGGCGAAGAGCGCCGGCGTGGGGGTGACCCGCAGCCTGTCGTCGAGCCGCAGCACGGTCGTGGCGTTGCGTGCCATCAGCCGGAGCTGCACCTCGGTGACACCCGGGTGCGTGCCGAGCACGTCCTTGAGCTGCTCGACCACGGGAGCCGTGCAGCGCGTCGACGGAAGCGAGATCACGACCGGTCCGCTCGGCCCGTCGGACAGGTCGGGCACAGTGACCTCCTGCGCCATGATCTCGGGGGTGTCCTTGCTCCGCGAGAGCCGGCCCTTGACCGTGATGATCGCGTCCTCGGCGAGGTATGGAGCGGCGAGCTGGTAGCTGCTCGGGAAGAGCAGCACCTCGATCGCACCCTCGAGGTCCTCGAGCGTGACCATCGCCCACGAGTCGCCGCGCTTGGTGATCTTGCGCTGGACGCTCGTGATCAGTCCGGACACCGTCACGAACGAGCCGTCCTGCCGCTCCTCGTCGAGCAGCAGCGCGCCGATCGAGCAGTCCGCGCTCTGCGACAGGATGTGCTCGAGGCCGAGCAGCGGGTGGTCGGAGACGTAGAGGCCGAGCATCTCGCGCTCGTTGGAGAGCAGCGTCGACTTGTCCCACTCGTCGATGTCGGGCACCGCGACCGTGACACCGAAGCCGCCACCCCCGTCACCGTCGTCGTCGAGCCCGGCGAAGAGGGAGTCCTGGCCGATGGCCTCGTTCTTCTTGATGTCGACGTACTGGTCGACGGCCGCCTCGTGCACCGTGACCAGCGCACGCCGCTTGTGACCCAGTCCGTCGAAGGCGCCGGCCCGGATCAGCGAGTCGACCAGCCGCTTGTTGCACACCGGCGCAGGCACCTTGGACAGGAAGTCGTTGAAGTCGGTGAACCGGCCCTTGTCCTGGCGCGCCTCGACGATGCCGTCGACCACGTTGGCGCCGACGTTGCGGATGGCGGTGAGGCCGAACCGGATGTCGGTGCCGACTGCAGTGAAGTTGTGGGCCGACTCGTTGACGTCGGGCGGGAGCACCTGGATCTTCATGCGGCGACACTCATTGAGGTAGATCGCCATCTTGTCCTTGTCGTTCTTCACCGAGGTGAGGAGCGCGGCCATGTACTCCGTGGGGTAGTTGGCCTTCAGGTAGGCGGTCCAGTAGGTGATGACGCCGTATGCCGCGGAGTGCGACTTGTTGAACGCGTAGTCGGCGAAGGGGACGAGGATCTCCCACAGCACCTTGACCGAGTCCTGGGGATAGCCGCGCTCGAGCATGCCGGCCTCGAATCCGGCGTACTGCTTGTCGAGCTCTTCCTTCTTCTTCTTGCCCATGGCGCGACGCATGTTGTCTGCGGCACCGAGCGAGAAGCCGGCGAGAACCTGGGCGATCGCCATGACCTGCTCCTGGTAGACGATGAGACCGTAGGTCTCACCGAGCACCTCCTGGAGCGGCTCCTCCAGCGCAGGGTGGATCGGCACGATCGGCTCGCGACCGTTCTTGCGGTGCGCGTACTTGTTGTGGGAGTCGGCACCCATCGGGCCCGGGCGGTAGAGCGCGGAGACGGCCGTGATGTCGGCGAACTGGTCGGGAAGCATCGAGCGCAGCAGCGCACGCATGCCGCCACCATCGAGCTGGAAGACGCCGAGCGTGTCGCCACGCCCCATCAGCTCGTAGGTCGCCCGGTCGTCGAACGGCACCTCCTCGAGGACCACGGTCTCGTCGCGGTTGGCCAGGATGTTGGCCAGCGCGTCCTCGAGCGTGTGGAGGTTGGACAGACCGAGGAAGTCCATCTTGACCAGGCCGAGCTCTTCGCACTTGGGGTACTCGAACTGGGTGATGATCTGGCCGTCTTGCTTCGGGTCCATCAGCGGGACCACGTCGATCAGCGGCTCGCTGGACATGATCACGCCGGCCGCGTGGACGCCGGTCTGCCGGATCTGGCCCTCGAGGCCGATCGCGGTCTGGTAGATCGTGCGGACGTCGTGGTCGGCCTCGTAGAGCGCCCGGAACTCGCCGCCGTCGGAGTAGCGCTTGTGCTCCGGGTTGAAGATGTCCTTGAGCGGGACGCCCTTGCCCATCACGTCGGCCGGCAGCGCCTTGGTGATGCGGTCGCCGATCGCGAAGCCGTGGTCGAGGATGCGCGCCGCGTCCTTGATCGCCTGCTTGGCCTTGATCCGGCCGAAGGTGGCGATCTGAGCGACACGCTCGGTGCCGTACTTCTCGGTGACGTACTGGATGACCTCGCCGCGTCGGTGGTCGTCGAAGTCGATGTCGAAGTCGGGCATCGAGGGACGCTCAGGATTGAGGAACCGCTCGAAGAAGAGGCCGTGCTCCAGCGGGCACAGGTCGGTGATCCGCAACGCGTACGCCGCGATGGACCCCGCGCCGGATCCACGACCCGGACCGACGCGGATGCCGTTGTCCTTGGACCACTGGATGAAGTCGGCAACCACGAGGAAGTAGCCGGAGTAGCCCTTGCCCGAGATGATCTCGAGCTCGAACTCGGCGCGGTCCTTGACCTCCTGGGTGAGGCGCTCACCCGGGTAGCGCGCCTCGAGGCCGCGGAAGACCTCCTTGCGCAGCCAGGACGCCTCGGTCTCCCCCGCCGGGATGTCGGCGCGCGCCATGTAGCCACCGGTGGACTCGGTGAACTCGACGTCGCAGCGCTCCGCGATCAGCAGCGTGTTGTCGCAGGCCTCCTTGAGGTCCTGCCTCCCCCACAGCTCACGCATCTCGGCAGCGGACTTGATGTAGTAGCCCTGGCCCTCGAACGCGAACCGCTTGCCGCCCTGGCTGTAGGGCGGCTCGGCCATGCGGCTGCCGGACTGGACGCACAGCAGCGCC
This genomic interval from Nocardioides cavernaquae contains the following:
- a CDS encoding histidinol-phosphate transaminase — encoded protein: MSFPPIRPELAGIEPYGAPQLTKDAAPVQLNVNENPYGPSEACLDDIAASVREAARTLNRYPDREFTALREGLAAYLNTDGGQGLTRDEIWAANGSNEVMLQLLQAFGGPGRTALSFAPTYSMYPEYARDTHTTWVAGRRETDFSLDLDAAVALIREVRPNVVLLPSPNNPTGTALPPEAIGVLCEELGESALLVVDEAYGEFRREGVPSALELLPRYRNLVVSRTMSKAFAGAGLRLGYLAADKAILDAIRVVRLPYHLSAVSQATALAALRHADELLGKVDELRKERDETVGWLRDRGFEVADSDANFVLFGLFEDRHAVWQGLLDRGVLIRETGPDGWLRVSIGTPDEMTAFKTALTDVVKELR
- the hisD gene encoding histidinol dehydrogenase; amino-acid sequence: MIRRIDLRGAQTGTPVDYRTAVPRAAFDVEAALHVVRPICDDVRDRGVDAIVEYSARFDGVTQTEIAVPVSAIARALEDLDPDIRAGLEESIRRLRITCEAEMEHDTVTSLGEGATVTHKLIPVNRVGLYVPGGLAPLVSSVIMNVVPAQVAGVKSIALTSTPQKEFGGLPHPTILAACALLGIDEVYAVGGAQAIAMYAYGAGPCRRVDLVTGPGNIYVVSAKRLLKGQIGIDSEAGPTEIAVLADDSADAAYVAADLISQAEHDPLASSVLVTPSLALADAVEIELVAQVAATKHQERINTALGGEQSAIVLVDDLEQGLAVVDAYAAEHLEIQTVDAADWAARVTNAGAIFVGNHAPVSLGDYCAGSNHVLPTAGCACHSSGLSVRSFLKAVHVIDYSRAALAEVADHVITLAEAEDLPGHAAAVRVRFA
- a CDS encoding LON peptidase substrate-binding domain-containing protein, with the translated sequence MTESLPMFPLNTVLFPGVTLPLHVFEDRYRALVHELLRIKDPKKRLFGTVAIREGFEVGERLGGTSAHGGQSLYRIGCLLQLTEVDQNGDGTFDIVAVGRGRLRLDRLDTSGPFLAGEVDLLPDDDAYVAQEVADRAFLTFERYRERLSELHGHEVLEGDLPHDPTYLSWSLAATCLLPLPDRQSLLEAEDTHLRLAMVTKLLRDELRAMTALPSLPAIDVARTGWSPN
- a CDS encoding DUF3352 domain-containing protein, yielding MSDVIPPDASAPEPTTVIEEPQPKGRKRIALAAGGAVLVAAVAGGGAWAYQAWTQQGDQPAEALPASTTLGYAAIDLDPTGEQKIEAVRVLNKFPAFKDELDLGTKDDIREKVFEAMQKDGLCKDLDFSKDVDGWLGDRYAIAAIDQGKDKTPAPVFVLQVKDAAKAESGLKKVASCMAEDSEESGEEGGYAVSGDWAIIAETEAIAKDVVKDAEKAPLSDDEDFQRWIDAAGDPGIMSLYAAPEAAKVAFDAFAADMPASDLPAEAKKFVDDFKGAGGSVRISDGSLEAEFAMEQPEDAVTGKLSKDGTLAASSLPATTAAMFGLALPDGWVEKALDANGSMLEEESGMSTDDLVKMIEQETGLSVPEDIETLTGESLALAIDADFDADAIMQGDFTAIPVGLKIKGDPKAIEKVIDKLRAAGAKYDMPRNFVVSKTSGDYVVVTINAKYADKLAAEKGLGDTDLFEKVVPKDEDATGVFFINFDAGSHWLDNLLSDLGAPDEIVDNVKPLQGIGVSGWADGDVGHSLLTVTTE
- the dnaE gene encoding DNA polymerase III subunit alpha, whose amino-acid sequence is MAAGSGDGFVHLHVHTEYSMLDGASLLDGLFTRVSDLGMPAIAMTDHGNLHGAYDFYSKARKYGVKPIIGIEAYLTPGTPRQERRRVRWGKGDRSEEGGDDVSGGGAYTHMTMWAESTEGMHNLFRLSSRSSLEGYYFKPRMDKELLQEHSKGLIVSTGCPSGAIQTRLRLGQWDEALREAGELQDIFGRDNVFLELMDHDISIEKRVRDDLLKLGKEMGIKPIATNDSHYNNPEDAGAHEALLCVQSGSRMAEPPYSQGGKRFAFEGQGYYIKSAAEMRELWGRQDLKEACDNTLLIAERCDVEFTESTGGYMARADIPAGETEASWLRKEVFRGLEARYPGERLTQEVKDRAEFELEIISGKGYSGYFLVVADFIQWSKDNGIRVGPGRGSGAGSIAAYALRITDLCPLEHGLFFERFLNPERPSMPDFDIDFDDHRRGEVIQYVTEKYGTERVAQIATFGRIKAKQAIKDAARILDHGFAIGDRITKALPADVMGKGVPLKDIFNPEHKRYSDGGEFRALYEADHDVRTIYQTAIGLEGQIRQTGVHAAGVIMSSEPLIDVVPLMDPKQDGQIITQFEYPKCEELGLVKMDFLGLSNLHTLEDALANILANRDETVVLEEVPFDDRATYELMGRGDTLGVFQLDGGGMRALLRSMLPDQFADITAVSALYRPGPMGADSHNKYAHRKNGREPIVPIHPALEEPLQEVLGETYGLIVYQEQVMAIAQVLAGFSLGAADNMRRAMGKKKKEELDKQYAGFEAGMLERGYPQDSVKVLWEILVPFADYAFNKSHSAAYGVITYWTAYLKANYPTEYMAALLTSVKNDKDKMAIYLNECRRMKIQVLPPDVNESAHNFTAVGTDIRFGLTAIRNVGANVVDGIVEARQDKGRFTDFNDFLSKVPAPVCNKRLVDSLIRAGAFDGLGHKRRALVTVHEAAVDQYVDIKKNEAIGQDSLFAGLDDDGDGGGGFGVTVAVPDIDEWDKSTLLSNEREMLGLYVSDHPLLGLEHILSQSADCSIGALLLDEERQDGSFVTVSGLITSVQRKITKRGDSWAMVTLEDLEGAIEVLLFPSSYQLAAPYLAEDAIITVKGRLSRSKDTPEIMAQEVTVPDLSDGPSGPVVISLPSTRCTAPVVEQLKDVLGTHPGVTEVQLRLMARNATTVLRLDDRLRVTPTPALFADLKQLLGPGCLAN